One Bacteroidota bacterium DNA window includes the following coding sequences:
- a CDS encoding TonB-dependent receptor produces the protein MKKTITFLACLIISIGMTYGLGVVHGKIADKTSGNTLSGVNVRLLNTNKGASSDQDGNYKIELESGIQLIEFSYVGYENIIRTINIKDGNTIELNIQMISTVLSIDELVVTASRIPEYMTEIPGRIEVVSLKDIKATSAKSVDELLTQTSGVIVDRSLGIFSKSVVGIRGIAGGEQGRILVLQNGVPINKTDGGSVNWNRINVNDIQKIEIFKGPGSSIYGSNAMGGVINILTKKNTTKGVHGFVSTDYGTFNTFSQNISIGGKLKDGAKGLYWGLTANNRTSNGYISVPDSLIDETVIASGLKEKGITARIGYDLDEKNNVEIEYNYYDDERGRGEKIQTEQIREFDTHFLRGKWQGSKGVMKWDISSFYQFENYLDIREKFSKNKYSRWDVNSERKEMGALANVVADLYHHRLIFGTDFRNGSVDGADVYQTSTDIVRNIGSMDNFALYAQDKYSITEALKLTAGVRFDMINFHDGEFRIDGMTSETDFMAGFTGNLEEHNWSAFTPKAAVHYTINNQVNTYVAWSKGFRAPTLDDLCRSGLISGGFKLANPNLGPESVNSFEWGMNMNISQKLKMMSSIYFMKGQDFMYYLNTGDFVMGGKKPVLQKANITEVSLMGIDLDLKYQLNEKLNLYANYTFTKSKIKKFDEQPELEGKALTYTPKHMINTGFGYEDKIVNFSVNFHYQDKRYRDDSNTDVLKGYSTFDAKLWKEVKCVNIKWIKSWNFTLDVSNLMDKTYLVYSDQISIGRFITGGISISF, from the coding sequence ATGAAAAAAACAATTACATTCTTAGCCTGCCTGATAATAAGCATTGGTATGACTTACGGATTAGGTGTAGTGCATGGTAAAATAGCAGATAAAACAAGTGGAAATACATTATCTGGTGTTAATGTCCGATTACTTAACACTAATAAAGGAGCCAGTTCAGATCAGGATGGGAATTACAAAATTGAACTTGAATCTGGCATCCAACTGATTGAATTTAGTTATGTCGGATACGAAAATATTATTCGAACCATTAACATCAAAGATGGAAACACCATTGAATTGAACATACAGATGATTTCAACCGTTTTAAGTATAGATGAACTTGTTGTTACTGCATCTCGAATTCCTGAATATATGACCGAAATTCCGGGGCGGATTGAAGTAGTTAGTTTAAAAGATATTAAGGCAACATCTGCCAAATCGGTTGATGAATTACTGACCCAAACCTCAGGGGTAATCGTTGACAGATCATTGGGGATTTTTAGCAAATCGGTTGTTGGTATTAGAGGTATTGCAGGAGGAGAACAAGGCAGAATTCTTGTACTTCAAAATGGGGTACCAATCAATAAAACAGATGGTGGCAGTGTTAACTGGAACCGAATCAATGTTAACGATATTCAAAAAATAGAAATCTTTAAGGGCCCCGGATCTTCCATTTATGGAAGCAATGCGATGGGCGGAGTTATCAACATCTTAACCAAGAAAAACACCACGAAAGGTGTTCATGGATTTGTGAGTACAGATTATGGAACTTTCAATACTTTCTCACAAAATATTTCAATAGGTGGAAAATTAAAAGATGGAGCAAAAGGACTTTATTGGGGATTAACGGCCAATAACCGGACCAGTAATGGTTATATCAGTGTCCCTGATTCATTAATTGATGAAACTGTAATTGCCTCAGGCCTCAAAGAAAAAGGAATTACGGCCCGTATTGGTTATGATTTAGATGAAAAAAACAATGTAGAAATCGAATACAACTATTATGATGATGAACGCGGACGGGGCGAAAAAATCCAAACTGAACAAATTCGCGAATTTGATACTCATTTCCTCAGGGGAAAATGGCAAGGATCAAAGGGTGTGATGAAATGGGATATTAGTTCTTTTTATCAATTTGAAAACTATTTGGATATTCGGGAGAAGTTCAGTAAAAATAAATACAGCAGGTGGGATGTTAATTCTGAAAGAAAAGAAATGGGAGCACTGGCAAATGTTGTTGCAGATTTATACCATCACCGGCTCATTTTTGGAACAGATTTCAGAAATGGAAGTGTTGACGGTGCAGATGTTTACCAAACCTCAACCGACATTGTCCGTAATATTGGCTCAATGGACAATTTCGCACTCTATGCTCAGGACAAATACAGCATCACCGAAGCACTGAAATTAACCGCAGGAGTTCGTTTTGATATGATCAATTTTCATGATGGTGAATTCAGGATAGATGGTATGACCAGTGAAACTGATTTTATGGCAGGTTTTACTGGAAACCTTGAAGAACATAACTGGTCGGCTTTCACACCAAAGGCAGCCGTTCATTATACAATCAATAATCAAGTGAATACTTATGTTGCCTGGTCAAAAGGATTCAGGGCTCCAACATTGGACGATTTGTGCCGATCAGGTTTAATTTCCGGCGGATTTAAACTTGCCAATCCAAACCTTGGACCGGAAAGCGTGAACAGTTTTGAATGGGGCATGAACATGAACATAAGCCAAAAACTAAAAATGATGTCCAGTATTTACTTTATGAAAGGTCAGGATTTCATGTACTACCTGAATACAGGCGATTTTGTGATGGGCGGTAAAAAACCTGTTTTACAAAAAGCAAACATTACCGAAGTTTCTTTAATGGGTATCGATCTTGATCTTAAATATCAATTGAACGAAAAGCTAAATCTTTATGCCAATTATACCTTTACGAAATCAAAAATCAAAAAATTTGATGAGCAGCCTGAATTGGAAGGAAAGGCACTAACATACACACCAAAACATATGATAAATACGGGTTTCGGCTATGAAGATAAAATTGTTAACTTCTCCGTTAATTTCCATTACCAAGATAAGCGTTATAGGGATGATTCCAATACGGATGTGTTAAAAGGATACTCAACCTTTGATGCTAAATTGTGGAAAGAAGTTAAATGCGTGAACATCAAATGGATCAAAAGTTGGAATTTTACTTTAGATGTCAGTAATTTGATGGACAAAACTTATTTGGTATATTCCGATCAGATCAGTATTGGAAGATTTATTACCGGAGGTATTAGTATTTCATTCTAA
- a CDS encoding NAD-dependent epimerase/dehydratase family protein produces MKKILVIGSVGQIGSELTLELRRIYGNENVVANGRKTAPSEKLMNSGPFEFFDATEREKLTEVCKKHEIDVIINMAAILSATGEQNPMLAWNVNMNGLINVLEVARELNMKQVLVPSSIAVFGPETPVDNTPQETILRPTTMYGVTKVAGELLADYYVRRYGLDVRGLRYPGIISNETLPGGGTTDYAVAIYYEAIKHKKYTCFVKEDTRLPMMYMPDCLKATIDLLQADYSKLKHHSDFNVGAMSFTVKQLADSIKKYIPEFTISYEPDFRQKIADSWPNSVDDTAAREEWGWEPSYDLDAMTQDMLKAIGEKHKKGLI; encoded by the coding sequence ATGAAGAAAATTTTAGTCATTGGATCTGTTGGACAAATTGGCTCCGAATTAACCCTTGAGTTAAGAAGAATTTATGGAAACGAAAATGTTGTTGCCAATGGAAGAAAAACAGCTCCTTCCGAAAAATTAATGAACTCCGGACCTTTTGAATTTTTTGATGCAACGGAACGTGAAAAACTAACCGAAGTTTGTAAAAAACATGAAATTGATGTAATCATCAACATGGCGGCCATTTTATCGGCCACTGGCGAACAAAATCCAATGTTGGCCTGGAATGTAAACATGAACGGTCTGATCAACGTTTTGGAAGTGGCCCGCGAATTGAATATGAAACAAGTACTGGTTCCGAGTTCAATCGCTGTTTTTGGCCCTGAAACACCCGTCGACAACACTCCACAGGAAACCATCCTTCGCCCTACTACCATGTACGGAGTAACCAAAGTGGCCGGTGAATTATTGGCTGATTATTATGTAAGAAGATATGGTTTGGATGTACGCGGATTGAGATATCCCGGAATCATCAGTAACGAAACCCTTCCGGGTGGTGGTACAACCGATTATGCCGTAGCTATTTATTATGAAGCAATCAAACACAAAAAATACACCTGCTTTGTAAAAGAGGATACTCGTTTGCCCATGATGTATATGCCCGACTGTTTAAAAGCTACAATTGATCTTTTACAAGCGGATTATTCAAAACTAAAACATCACTCCGATTTTAATGTTGGAGCCATGAGTTTTACCGTGAAACAATTGGCTGACTCGATTAAAAAATACATCCCTGAATTTACAATTTCATATGAACCAGACTTCCGTCAGAAGATAGCCGATTCCTGGCCAAATTCTGTTGATGATACTGCTGCCAGAGAAGAATGGGGTTGGGAACCAAGTTACGATTTGGATGCTATGACTCAGGATATGTTAAAAGCCATTGGTGAAAAACACAAAAAAGGATTGATTTAA
- the kbl gene encoding glycine C-acetyltransferase translates to MYGKIKEHLQKEIADIKEAGLFKNERIITTPQKADIKVSTGEDVLNFCANNYLGLSNHPRLIAAAKKGLDSHGYGMSSVRFICGTQDLHKTLEAKIAEFFGTEDTILYAACFDANGGVFEPLFNEEDAIISDSLNHASIIDGVRLCKAQRYRYNNADMADLEVKLIEAQAQRFRIIVTDGVFSMDGNVAPLDKINELAKKYDAMIMVDECHSAGVVGKTGRGVTELFNIRGEVDIITGTLGKAFGGAIGGFTTGRKEIIDILRQRSRPYLFSNSIPPAVASAGIEMFDMMAETSELQDKLHKNTEYFVGKMTEAGFDIKPTKSAICAVMLYDAKLSQVMASNLLQEGIYVIGFYYPVVPKDQARIRVQLSAGHEQKHLDKCITAFTKVGKELGVLK, encoded by the coding sequence ATGTACGGTAAAATAAAAGAACATCTACAAAAAGAAATAGCCGATATTAAAGAAGCCGGCTTATTCAAAAACGAACGTATTATTACAACCCCTCAAAAAGCGGATATTAAAGTCAGTACCGGCGAGGATGTATTAAACTTTTGTGCAAACAATTACCTTGGTTTGTCAAACCACCCACGATTGATTGCAGCAGCTAAAAAAGGGTTGGATTCACACGGATATGGAATGTCGTCTGTACGTTTCATTTGCGGGACCCAGGATTTACACAAAACATTAGAAGCTAAAATTGCTGAATTTTTTGGTACCGAAGATACCATTCTTTATGCAGCTTGTTTTGATGCCAATGGTGGAGTATTTGAACCTTTGTTCAACGAAGAGGATGCGATTATTTCGGATTCACTGAACCATGCTTCTATTATCGACGGTGTTCGCCTATGTAAAGCACAGCGCTATCGCTATAATAATGCCGATATGGCCGATCTTGAAGTAAAATTGATTGAAGCACAAGCACAACGTTTCAGAATTATTGTTACGGATGGTGTATTTTCAATGGATGGAAACGTAGCTCCTTTGGATAAAATCAACGAACTAGCTAAAAAATACGATGCTATGATCATGGTTGACGAATGTCACTCTGCCGGCGTTGTTGGTAAAACAGGCCGTGGAGTAACCGAACTTTTCAATATTCGCGGCGAAGTTGATATCATTACCGGAACCCTTGGAAAAGCCTTTGGTGGTGCCATTGGTGGATTCACAACCGGGCGTAAAGAAATCATTGACATTTTGCGTCAGCGTTCTCGTCCTTATTTGTTCTCTAACTCAATCCCACCAGCTGTAGCCAGTGCGGGTATCGAAATGTTCGACATGATGGCCGAAACTTCTGAATTGCAGGATAAATTGCACAAAAATACCGAGTATTTTGTTGGAAAAATGACTGAAGCAGGATTTGATATTAAACCTACCAAATCTGCTATTTGCGCTGTGATGCTTTACGATGCAAAACTTTCACAGGTGATGGCTTCCAATTTATTGCAGGAAGGCATTTATGTGATCGGGTTCTATTATCCAGTGGTTCCAAAAGATCAGGCACGTATCCGTGTTCAATTGTCAGCCGGACACGAACAAAAACACCTTGACAAATGTATCACAGCCTTTACCAAAGTGGGTAAAGAATTGGGCGTTTTGAAATAA
- a CDS encoding histidine kinase, translating to MKKLAFLTIILIISLKVNSQEFATRLYTPQQDGLLHIQVRCVKQASDGRIWVGTQGGLSCFDGLEFKNYTEQDGLSANLIYDIQPWKDSIFVVTRDGIDIIVDGKIINYFSDEKIKFVRGKFKIDEEYQYLIAYDYNQSFLFDIRKKEMHLFPDSLQTKGNLIADITENSIIIGKGNTLYELPFGSEEFKTVFEFKTNIGRIEIFNDHIFVLCYHPDYPNEERGIMHQLVNNEGIINEIPFKINNGLTFTGDEFIDHYWVFSKYGNNFLSTNEGHLVYFDNKKPTIYSKKYNFINGATEDQNGNVWIATEKGLLKIFTKKFQYYTPEQGFTENVWTAAGINDSLMLFGSYNNRIHVYKNQKDLKINDSGAFYHSSYSGACYGFHNDLLVCTFPGIARYDFTTNKIYIINDKMPEPSLTLYKDDLNKRVLVGNLRTLVSLNDDYSTERLFDLTSIGNFYTIISIAVKDNKILLGLTKGLLEFDPITKSAHYIINDNIRFNSILVDDAGAIWAATSKGLMHITKDTSYFIQGIENPNELYGIISVKNKLFTTSQTTLYTVDLKEYDQTKSNYLKSYDLSDGFQGNGPHQNAFFTDYENNIWLPASTAVVKIFPSQFENNSQLLNTEIVDFGISDGKTDFISLNINEDLAISYSQNNVKLTFVAVNQINPEKTEYSFTLENSKRKWHAVQKERYASFINLPHGNYIFTVKASSENSFEKSQESVLFFTIRAPFWYQWWFLIFVFFSFTGMVIGVIKFVKLKEQKKKYIKTELLQLKNIALSLQIDHHFIANCTSKIVILNESGNFNEANNYTRTFSNFLKSNLKHLRADEITLEDELTIIKHYVELEQLYGKRFKFDLNLDKNIEPTQINIPPFLIQPLVENAIKHGAKKCDEGIGEVSIEIQSINKQLFINISDNGPGMDSKNEFTDGNRLSLDIIKDRLRLIGKSAGINFNSSEKGTKFIITLPL from the coding sequence ATGAAGAAATTAGCTTTTTTAACAATAATACTGATTATTTCTCTTAAAGTTAATTCTCAGGAGTTCGCTACTCGACTATATACCCCACAACAAGATGGGTTACTTCATATTCAGGTGCGATGTGTGAAGCAAGCATCAGATGGCCGGATATGGGTTGGGACCCAGGGAGGATTAAGCTGCTTTGATGGACTGGAATTTAAGAATTATACTGAACAAGATGGATTATCTGCCAACTTAATCTATGACATTCAACCCTGGAAAGATTCTATTTTTGTTGTCACACGAGATGGAATTGATATAATTGTCGATGGAAAAATAATTAATTATTTTTCAGATGAGAAAATTAAATTTGTCAGGGGGAAATTTAAAATAGATGAAGAATATCAATACCTTATTGCTTACGACTATAATCAATCTTTTCTTTTTGACATCAGAAAAAAAGAAATGCACCTATTTCCTGACTCCCTGCAAACAAAAGGAAATCTTATTGCAGACATAACTGAAAATTCTATCATCATTGGTAAAGGAAACACCCTTTATGAATTACCTTTTGGCAGCGAAGAATTTAAAACTGTTTTTGAATTTAAGACCAATATTGGCAGAATAGAAATTTTTAACGATCACATTTTTGTGCTTTGCTATCATCCTGATTATCCAAACGAAGAAAGGGGGATTATGCACCAACTTGTAAATAATGAGGGAATAATTAACGAAATTCCTTTTAAAATTAATAATGGTTTAACTTTTACAGGCGATGAATTCATAGATCATTATTGGGTTTTTTCGAAATACGGAAATAATTTTTTATCAACTAATGAGGGCCATTTAGTCTATTTTGATAATAAAAAACCTACAATTTATTCAAAAAAATATAATTTTATTAATGGTGCTACTGAAGATCAGAATGGGAATGTTTGGATTGCTACAGAAAAAGGCTTGTTAAAAATTTTTACCAAAAAATTTCAATATTACACTCCCGAACAAGGCTTTACTGAAAATGTATGGACAGCCGCAGGGATTAACGATTCCCTTATGTTATTTGGATCGTATAATAATCGTATTCATGTTTATAAAAATCAAAAAGATTTAAAAATTAATGATTCTGGTGCGTTTTATCATTCAAGTTATTCAGGGGCATGTTATGGTTTTCATAATGATTTATTGGTTTGTACTTTCCCTGGAATTGCCAGATATGATTTCACTACCAACAAGATATACATCATCAACGACAAGATGCCGGAACCTTCCCTAACTTTATATAAAGATGACCTAAATAAAAGAGTGCTTGTTGGCAATTTACGGACACTGGTTTCATTAAACGATGATTATAGCACTGAACGATTGTTTGATTTAACCAGCATTGGCAATTTCTATACCATCATATCAATTGCTGTCAAAGACAATAAAATATTATTGGGTTTAACAAAGGGACTTTTAGAGTTTGACCCCATTACAAAAAGTGCCCATTATATTATCAATGATAATATCAGATTTAATTCCATCCTAGTTGATGATGCCGGGGCAATTTGGGCTGCCACCAGCAAAGGCTTAATGCATATCACAAAAGACACTTCATACTTTATTCAGGGAATTGAAAATCCAAATGAGCTATATGGAATAATAAGTGTTAAAAATAAATTATTTACAACAAGCCAAACAACACTTTATACGGTTGATTTAAAAGAATACGATCAAACAAAAAGCAATTATCTTAAATCCTATGATTTATCCGATGGTTTTCAGGGTAACGGCCCACATCAAAATGCTTTTTTTACCGATTATGAAAATAATATCTGGTTACCCGCATCAACGGCTGTAGTTAAAATTTTCCCGAGCCAATTCGAAAACAATAGTCAACTTTTAAATACAGAAATTGTTGATTTCGGTATTTCTGATGGAAAAACAGATTTCATTTCTCTAAATATAAACGAAGATTTAGCCATATCATATTCGCAAAACAATGTTAAATTAACCTTTGTTGCAGTAAACCAGATAAACCCTGAAAAAACAGAATACTCTTTTACCTTGGAAAATAGTAAAAGGAAATGGCATGCTGTGCAAAAAGAACGTTACGCTTCATTTATCAACTTGCCTCACGGAAATTATATATTCACAGTAAAGGCATCTTCTGAAAATTCATTTGAAAAGTCGCAGGAATCAGTCCTGTTTTTTACCATTCGCGCACCATTTTGGTATCAATGGTGGTTCTTAATTTTTGTATTCTTTTCATTTACCGGGATGGTTATTGGTGTGATTAAATTTGTCAAACTCAAAGAACAGAAAAAAAAATATATAAAAACCGAACTGCTTCAACTTAAAAACATCGCTTTATCCCTTCAAATAGATCATCATTTTATTGCCAATTGTACCTCAAAAATTGTGATCCTAAACGAGTCCGGAAACTTTAATGAAGCAAACAATTATACTCGTACATTCTCAAATTTTCTTAAATCGAACCTCAAACACCTTAGGGCAGATGAAATTACTTTGGAAGATGAATTAACGATTATTAAACACTATGTTGAACTTGAACAGTTGTATGGCAAAAGATTTAAATTTGATCTGAACCTAGATAAAAACATTGAACCAACACAAATAAATATTCCTCCTTTTTTGATTCAGCCCTTGGTGGAAAACGCGATTAAACATGGCGCCAAAAAATGTGATGAGGGTATTGGTGAAGTATCAATTGAGATTCAATCAATCAATAAACAACTTTTCATAAATATATCCGATAATGGGCCGGGAATGGACAGCAAAAATGAATTTACCGATGGAAATAGGTTGAGCCTGGATATCATCAAGGACAGATTGAGGTTAATTGGGAAAAGTGCAGGAATAAATTTTAACAGCTCTGAAAAAGGCACAAAATTTATTATTACTTTACCATTGTAA
- the cysS gene encoding cysteine--tRNA ligase: protein MENNLIIYNTLSRKKELFRPLNSPFVGMYVCGPTVYGDAHLGHARPAITFDLVYRYLLHLGYKVRYIRNITDVGHLEADADEGEDKIAKKARIEKLEPMEVAQYYINRYRDNMRQLNVLPPSIEPQASGHIIEQIEMVRNILEKGYAYETNGSLYFDVEKYNQSHPYGILSGRKIEDLMANTRELEGQDEKKNPMDFALWKKAQPEHIMRWPSPWSDGFPGWHMECSAMGCKYLGEQFDIHGGGMDLMFPHHEAEIAQSQIANGKQAVKYWMHNNMVTLDGQKMGKSLGNAIDLQATFSGDHKLMEQAYSPMTIRFFILQAHYRSTLDFSNAALQAAEKGLARLLRATETLHGLKASDKSDFNVQELIQKCYDAMNDDFNSPITIANLFDGVRWINSVNDGKASLDSKDLEALKKLYNDFVFDILGLKTEETNTSRNDEVVEKLLEALSNARQRAKETKNWTESDKIRNDLANAGIIVLDQKDNVSYEIKDMMNRIFNINSAPKTE, encoded by the coding sequence ATGGAAAACAATCTTATCATATATAATACCCTGAGCCGTAAAAAAGAACTTTTTCGACCTTTGAATAGTCCATTTGTTGGGATGTATGTTTGCGGACCCACCGTTTATGGCGATGCCCATCTGGGACATGCCCGTCCGGCCATTACGTTCGATCTTGTCTATCGATATCTTCTTCATTTGGGATATAAAGTACGTTATATTAGGAACATTACTGATGTTGGTCATCTGGAAGCTGATGCCGATGAAGGTGAAGATAAGATTGCTAAAAAGGCCAGAATTGAAAAATTGGAGCCAATGGAAGTGGCACAATATTATATAAATCGTTACCGCGATAATATGCGGCAATTAAATGTTTTACCACCAAGTATCGAACCTCAGGCATCAGGCCATATCATTGAGCAAATTGAAATGGTCCGGAATATTTTGGAGAAAGGTTATGCTTACGAAACCAATGGTTCCTTATATTTTGATGTTGAAAAATACAATCAATCGCATCCTTACGGAATTCTTTCCGGTCGAAAAATCGAAGATTTGATGGCAAATACCCGAGAACTTGAAGGTCAGGATGAAAAGAAAAATCCCATGGATTTTGCGCTTTGGAAAAAAGCACAACCCGAACATATCATGCGATGGCCCTCTCCCTGGAGTGATGGTTTCCCCGGTTGGCACATGGAATGCTCTGCCATGGGATGTAAATATTTAGGTGAACAATTCGATATTCATGGTGGTGGCATGGATTTGATGTTCCCACATCATGAAGCGGAAATTGCCCAATCACAGATTGCCAATGGCAAACAAGCCGTAAAGTATTGGATGCACAATAATATGGTAACGCTGGATGGACAAAAAATGGGTAAATCCTTAGGTAACGCGATCGATTTACAAGCGACATTTAGTGGCGACCATAAATTGATGGAACAGGCTTACAGCCCTATGACCATCCGTTTCTTTATTCTTCAGGCTCATTATCGTTCCACTTTGGATTTTTCAAACGCAGCATTGCAAGCAGCGGAAAAAGGTTTAGCCAGATTACTCAGAGCCACAGAAACACTCCATGGATTAAAAGCTAGTGATAAATCTGATTTTAATGTTCAGGAATTAATACAGAAATGCTATGATGCCATGAACGATGATTTCAATAGTCCTATTACAATAGCCAATCTGTTTGATGGGGTAAGATGGATCAATTCGGTAAACGACGGTAAAGCCAGTCTGGATTCAAAAGATTTAGAAGCCCTTAAAAAGCTTTACAACGATTTTGTGTTTGATATTTTGGGATTAAAAACGGAAGAAACAAATACTTCTAGAAATGATGAGGTGGTAGAAAAATTATTAGAAGCCTTATCAAATGCAAGACAACGTGCTAAGGAAACCAAAAACTGGACTGAGTCTGATAAAATAAGAAATGATCTTGCCAATGCTGGAATTATTGTTCTGGATCAAAAAGACAATGTTAGCTATGAAATTAAAGATATGATGAACAGAATCTTTAACATAAACTCAGCTCCTAAGACAGAATAA
- a CDS encoding LytTR family DNA-binding domain-containing protein encodes MINAVIIDDEPFHSNHLKKLLTEYCPEVSIIKEISSGKKAIKDLAKQDFDLVFFDVMLGDMTAFDVLKQIADYRFHIIFITAYDDFAINAFKVNAIDYLLKPIEGKNLQKAVEKAMKQIFSENEKHNLLFDFNLSKSKCICISESNSYTFIPCTSIQYCKSSGNYTEIFYEESGVQQKVLATKNLLYFEKKLLNYQFIRIHQSVLVNRENIRKIIKKTGELILNNEMKFEIARNRKNAILKLLIE; translated from the coding sequence ATGATCAATGCAGTAATCATCGACGACGAACCTTTCCACAGCAACCATTTAAAAAAGTTATTAACTGAATATTGTCCAGAAGTTAGTATTATTAAGGAAATAAGTTCCGGGAAGAAAGCCATTAAAGATTTGGCAAAACAAGATTTCGATTTGGTTTTTTTCGATGTGATGTTGGGAGACATGACCGCTTTTGATGTCCTTAAACAAATTGCTGATTATCGGTTCCATATTATTTTTATTACCGCTTATGATGATTTTGCGATAAATGCCTTTAAAGTCAATGCCATCGATTATCTCCTAAAGCCCATTGAAGGAAAGAATTTACAAAAAGCTGTTGAAAAAGCTATGAAACAAATCTTTTCGGAAAACGAGAAACATAATTTATTGTTTGATTTTAACCTGTCAAAATCAAAATGTATTTGTATTTCCGAAAGTAATTCATATACATTTATCCCATGCACAAGTATTCAATACTGCAAATCGAGTGGGAATTACACCGAAATATTTTATGAAGAAAGCGGTGTACAACAAAAAGTGCTTGCCACCAAAAATCTTCTGTATTTTGAAAAGAAACTTCTTAACTACCAATTCATACGCATTCATCAATCGGTATTGGTGAACCGTGAAAATATCCGTAAAATAATTAAAAAAACGGGCGAATTGATTTTGAATAATGAAATGAAGTTTGAGATAGCCCGCAACCGGAAAAATGCAATTTTAAAATTACTCATAGAATAA